The sequence agaaaagccttaagtgacttctgataaattaccagattctccttccaaatttccttgtattcagttgtgaatgacgaggagaatttgacattgcatcaaaagtcacttaaggccttattccacacaccccttcaattattacaTTAATATTGAGTTGCAATGAAGCTGTTGTGTGACCTAGTGTAAAGGACTGACTctgccaaaacaaaacaatagctGGAATGGTGAAAATATGCCAGCAACCTACCAACATCACTGACTACTTACCGGTATATAATTATGCAGTTTTAATTCACCAAAGTCTCTCCATAACAAGAGAAAATGTATGAGAGCGCATGAATAATGAAAACTCCACAGCCATCTACCATCATCAATCCCCCTACTACTTAAAATCTTTTTGACAACCCCGTAACAACTCAATACATTACTTTTGTATCGCAATAAAACAAAGTAACAGAGTCAAGGTTCAGAGGAAATAGCTTGCATTCTTTGTTCTGAGTAAAGGAAATGCCAGCGTTTCCACTGAGCTTCAACTCTATTCTGCTGTGAGCTCCACCTACACGTCCAGAAATATATGTAAGCAGATGTATGCAAAAGCCTAAAGTATCTGCCTAAACATTGGGGTTAGTGTTTGCGTAGTAAAATTAATAGTTTCTTTTCTGGGGTTGGGTTTGAGGTGATACTGATTTTGCCTTTTTGAGAAGTAGAGTAAATAAGTCAAAGAAGTGCCAGTGAATTTAGAGAGAAGTGGTAGCAGCCAGTGAATTTAGAGAGAAGTGGTAGCAGACACCTTGTGAGTCATATTGAAATCATAATGCAGTTAGTTGAGGGAAACCCTGGACATCTCTGCCAATCTCTCATTGATCGATGGTgaaggttaaattttatttaacaaaAGTTGAGATTTCAAGAGTTAGCCTTTTGCACTATTTGTGATTGACTTCCCCAAAGATGCAAAATCGCAGTTTCCAGCTTCTTAGTTCTCAGATTATGACTGtatagcggttttcaaatgactgtcgaaaaaccaaaaccaaagcaattactcccaCCAAtgacaacaggagcaggcagcgcgatgaaccaatcacaattcctagcaattacctgtaactcgctcaaagcgcgggaaaaatcacacgtacgtggtgcgattggttttggttttgattctaattggttgaaaaactggcgcgagtcttttaagccaatcactaagcgtagcattCGCAATCAcctaattactttcgacagtcatttgaaaactgctctatcacacaaatctattttgtttttgctggtttgGTTTGTGTAGTAAACAGATTGCTACCTGAAAATTTATGTATTGCTAATTTCAGCAAAAAGAGGATTttttttgcaggaaaaaagcattttgaacaatttttaatTCTCATACTGTTTATTACACAAGTCATTAACTAACTAACAACAAACAATTAACATTTTTATGTCatataaattactttttttgttCCTTTACAACACTAATAGACAACCAAGTCTCACGGACAACCACGTAAATGAAAAGAACGTTTCTGTCAAATGAGACTTGATATCACTTTAGGAAAGACAATATAAAATAAGAACAAAATAACCCCCATTTTTGAGCACACTCTATTAACAAACAAGATACCTGATTCCGGTAATTCACCATAAGCTTTCAAACTTCTAGCTTCATCAGGATTGTAACGCAAAATAACATCTGCTTTGCCATCCTACCGATTTCAACAAACacaattgtttttattttaaattatgtTGATTGTTGTATGATTATTAATTTGATGGGATCCCCGCTGGAGGAATTACTGTTTCTAGTCTTACCCTTGAAATTGTCAAAGTCAAAATATCATTGCAAAGCAGCGGGataatttcaaaaaagaaaCCATTTCTTTAACTTCAAGCATGTACTAAGGAGTATCATTCCCTTACAAGTATTCACGCAGCTCTCAGTTTAAAGCAAACCTGATAGTCACGAAGTCCCAGGAGAATAATGTCACCTGCATTGATCCAAACCTACAGTCGAGAACAAAGTAAAATCTGACATTGACCAGAGCGAGAGTAAATGTAAGAGTTCCCATTGACAGATGAAAGGATTATCAGGCAAATAAGGGTAACATACAGTAGCCATACATTATGTACATTTTTCCCaccaaattgaaaatgaaatctgCTTGCCTCCTTCACCAAGGCAGTGTTACTTTTGTAATGTTACATTTGTATATCATaaatttaacaagaaaaaaaaaggcttgagAGTAGCTTTTCTGCTGTTCATCCTGacattatttttgtcaaagaGGCAGAGTGGAAACCATGTGATGTTTAGCACCATTATATCAGGGCAAACTGTGGAGTTGAAATTGATGCAAATTTAGAGTCAACCGGACACtttgaacaacaaaaaaatccaCTTGCATGCAGATCATTATCTGTACTTCTTAACAGTGATATTCAGTGTTTATAGacaattcttttgatatttaaatttgccaaccacagaacaaaagaattctttGTTTCGACAGCCAATAAACCTCTGGTTGGCACATTAATGACAATAGGTGACGTAACGGTGAGTATCGCTATGAAGACGAGACTTGCTTACTCCAGTGTTTTATATAACAACTTGCAGTACAACTGAACAGAAATCACAATCCACAATTTAGACTCAGAAGTGCTGAATACCTGGccaccaatgtttaccctataACCCTTTCAAGAActagtcagaaaacaaaaaaaacctacTGTTATTCAAGGAGATGCAAATTAGTGACCGGATATTCTACAATAAAGCTGTTTTGACAAACCAACATGAAAATTGCACCATCTCTTCCAGTATTACACTATGGCTAGCATCACAACAATCATTAACAATAAACTCCGAAAAGATTTCTGTGGATCACAGAGGATCCATTCAAATACAAGCACAAATGGTCAACGATGAAAATTCAAAGgcttaagattttttttaaaataaaaaaactagaCGATATTCGAAcaatgagaaaaaaacataCAGCTACAGTACTGTAAACTCGGGAAATACTGTCACCTATTACACATTTTCACGTGACACAAAACCACAAGTCTACCATTTAAGTTATTAAGAATACATCTGGCACTGGAATTGGAGACCCAAGACACAGATTTTTAAAACGCGTTGTCACAAACCTTTTTCCGAAGTTTTCCGCGTATGTGACAAAGTCGTTTGGCTCCATCAAAACACAAAGCTTCGAGTCTTCCGTTGCCTAACATCTTGGTGACTTGAGCATACTCTAGTAAATCGGGAAAGAAAACCAACTAAATTAACTTTGAAACACAAAATAAATAGAAGGGGAAACAGTTTTATACTTACCTTGCCCGTCTTCCTTAAAGACCAGCTCGCGTTTCTCTGATTCGTTTTCATTCTTACCCCTTCGTCGATTTTTTCCACCCTTTCctacgaaaaaaaaaggagcgATTACAGTACAGTTCGCACTAACCATTAATAAAGACATCAAACCCTCAAAAACCTTTGTTTTTCGGCATCCTGAGTTTCAAATGAAGGCTTCTCTACCGAGTATTGCTTCCCACGTTTTTATCTCGCAGTTTAAAATGGCGTCAATTGAATCTACTGTTCCTGTGAACAGCGGGGATTGGAATTACGAAATCGAGGAACCCTGGGTACGAGGTTGTCTTCGAGCGTAATCGCATCATTTTCGGGTATTTTTCGTGAACCAACGCGAACCCTCATTTAAGGCAAACCTGGAAGTGCTAAAAATTATTAAAGTTCAGGCAAATCATCTGAGAAggtgtaaatatttttaatattatcttGGCTATTATGGACGTTGACGACGCGAACGAACTAACCTATGGACTATCTGAATTGACGAATCATACCCGTTTGTGTATATTGGACATAAGTGTTGAGGAGTAAAGTTAGgtggacacttcatgacctttatatGCTTCAGTTCTTGAAGAAGAAATGGCGCAGTTAACAAAAAGTGCGACGGGAGATTTCGTCAACCATAATAAAGTCAGCTTACTCTAATTGAAGTCAACCTGGACATAGAGGAAAAGTGGAGAAAAATCTCttgaggcagagaagagagctACGGGTCAATAGACCAAATCCAAGGCCATATAGGTTAAGAGGAGTAGTCTGAAAAATTGCTAGTGCTCTATGTAGTCTTACCTATTGGTGGGTGAGGAGCCTTGTCTAAAGAAAAAGGGATGCCATAAATCACCCCGTGACTCTCCAAATTTACTTCCATCTTCAATGTTTAGCTTTGTAGCGGGCGTTGACAAATACTCTAGAATGATAACTTAATTTGATTAGCGGTTCTGAATGcacgaaaagaaaataactgGAGCATAAAAACCAAACTGGCGTGGTTATAGGCCGTGACTGATATCATATAAACAACGTAGAATGCAAGAGACACGTGCGTGTCATGTCATCACGGAAGTAACCTTTCGTTTAGTGTTTACAAGCTGCACGATTGCGCTATCTTATACTGgccgaaaaaaaagaaagtaggTTTGAGTGTAGAGAGGATTTTTTGTGTTCATGAACTTGGAATCCTCGAGGAATTGACCTTTCGTTTTACAAAATACACGATTTTGCAATTCTTTGTTTGATTCGAGGGGACGCTTGGCCAAATGACAAAATGAATACGGTAAGTCTTGTTCCGACAGGTTTCTGAGCCAAAAAAAACTCTTACTCCGACCGGTTTCTGAGCCAAAAATAACCCTTTCTTCTGACGGATTCCTGAGCCAAAAGAAACACTCCATGGAAACGTGGAGGCGAGAAAAGCCTGAAATTCAACGGAATCGCAGCGGTCATGGTTCGAATCACActtaggcctgaatttttcaggtctttctcaCAACTACCAAAGAGGGGCTaacaactgcgaggatcatcATACACTGAAATTCCGTTTCAATCCTCAggtcaaatacatgaatttcaatATCAAAATAGGAAAACTTATGTACAGCGCGCGATGCAGGGCATAACTACAATTCAGAGTCAACATCCTATGGACGGATTAGCCTTCAGCAAGGTTCCACAACAACTGGTCCCTTGCTAAAGTAAACGTTAACAGGATACAAAAGCAACCCCTTGAACCTGGCCAAAAAAAGTGTGCGGACGCCGAAGTGACATAAGGTCCATAAGCCTTCCAATATTTCCGCTCGCGCGACTTCTTTGAAaccatgaatttctagtttctaaagaaactgtggtgctgcgtcggtgggagagatcaaaacaaaaatttgggtttatcaaacgagttgataaaggttgaattaccaccgtgaaagatttagaaagctgacgtttcgagcgttagcccttcgtcagagcgaaatgattaacgctcgaaacgtcagctttctaaatctttcacggtggtaattcaacctttatcaactcgtttgataaacccaaatttttctttgaaaccaGCTTGGAATGTGGATACGAAGTCcgtatatttttctttattgttgtttttaggGCTAGATAAGAAGTCcagcttttctttcttttttgttattgttaggTCCAGTTACGAAATCCGGATTTTTTCTCCATTGTTATTGTTAAactttgaaaacattttgagaaaaatgtgaGGTTTCTTGAGATGGTAGAAAATATGAAGTTATGGAACGAAATGTGCACTGCTTGTCAACTTTTCGTCAAGACTGACATTGCTATTATTAAACTATTTTGTATAGAGTGTGTACATAAGCGTAGCTAATGGTGGAAGGGGCATCCTGGGTTGCCCGTGAATCCCCCTTTGTAACCCTTTTTTCAAGCAAACAACCTAACATTATTCGGCCATTGTTGAAAAgcccactttttgaaatttgttttgtatcAAAGTATTTTCAGTAGCGGCTCTTGTATTTAGTCAATATGGGCCTTCACGCCGCGTTAATACAAGCGCACTGATACACAAGTAAAAAAACGATGTACAGGTCGACATG is a genomic window of Acropora muricata isolate sample 2 chromosome 8, ASM3666990v1, whole genome shotgun sequence containing:
- the LOC136924587 gene encoding eukaryotic translation initiation factor 1A, Y-chromosomal-like isoform X1 codes for the protein MEVNLESHGVIYGIPFSLDKAPHPPIGKGGKNRRRGKNENESEKRELVFKEDGQEYAQVTKMLGNGRLEALCFDGAKRLCHIRGKLRKKVWINAGDIILLGLRDYQDGKADVILRYNPDEARSLKAYGELPESVKVNDTVIFGGDGDEDEIQFDDIDDDGEEEADIDAI
- the LOC136924587 gene encoding eukaryotic translation initiation factor 1A, Y-chromosomal-like isoform X2: MPKNKGKGGKNRRRGKNENESEKRELVFKEDGQEYAQVTKMLGNGRLEALCFDGAKRLCHIRGKLRKKVWINAGDIILLGLRDYQDGKADVILRYNPDEARSLKAYGELPESVKVNDTVIFGGDGDEDEIQFDDIDDDGEEEADIDAI